The following are encoded in a window of Stigmatella erecta genomic DNA:
- a CDS encoding substrate-binding domain-containing protein has translation MPFLRWLCILAWIPALVACSDSQRPTVPEVVASVSPQARGEPDPAPDARKIALVMKTLTNPFFIEMEKGARRAQKELGIELLVKTASQETSIEQQIQIIEDLIRMKFDAIVIAPGDSLRLVPVLKTAQEAGIQIINIDNRLDAEAMKGLGMAPVPFISVDNEKAAYASAAFIARQVHKPAKAALLEGIRSADNARQRKLGAERAFKENPLIQIVARETANWKIDEGRDVAKRIFSAHPDIRLLFCANDMMALGALQYLQEAGRDGVLVAAYDALDEAQRAIRAGRLQVTVNQQAAEQGYQGILLAHRALQGGKVPEVVLVEARLVTLESLK, from the coding sequence CGCCTCCGTGTCCCCGCAGGCCCGGGGGGAGCCAGACCCCGCTCCCGATGCCCGGAAGATCGCCCTGGTGATGAAGACCCTCACCAACCCTTTCTTCATCGAGATGGAGAAGGGGGCCCGGCGCGCCCAGAAGGAGCTGGGCATCGAGCTGCTGGTGAAGACGGCCTCCCAGGAGACCTCCATCGAGCAGCAGATCCAGATCATCGAGGATCTGATCCGGATGAAGTTCGATGCCATCGTCATCGCCCCGGGGGACTCGCTGCGGTTGGTTCCGGTCCTGAAGACCGCCCAGGAGGCGGGGATTCAAATCATCAACATCGACAACCGGCTGGATGCCGAGGCCATGAAGGGGCTCGGCATGGCGCCCGTCCCCTTCATCAGCGTGGACAATGAGAAGGCCGCCTACGCGTCTGCCGCGTTCATCGCCCGGCAGGTTCACAAGCCGGCCAAGGCCGCCCTCCTGGAGGGCATCCGCAGCGCGGACAACGCGCGCCAGCGGAAGCTGGGGGCCGAGCGCGCCTTCAAGGAGAACCCCCTCATCCAGATCGTCGCCCGGGAGACGGCCAACTGGAAGATCGACGAGGGCCGCGATGTGGCCAAGCGCATCTTCTCCGCCCACCCGGACATCCGCCTGCTGTTCTGCGCCAACGACATGATGGCCCTGGGTGCCCTCCAGTACCTCCAGGAGGCAGGCCGTGACGGGGTCCTGGTGGCAGCGTACGACGCGCTGGACGAGGCCCAGCGGGCCATCCGGGCCGGCCGCCTGCAGGTGACCGTCAATCAGCAGGCGGCCGAGCAGGGCTACCAGGGCATCCTCCTGGCGCACCGCGCGCTCCAGGGCGGGAAGGTCCCCGAGGTGGTCCTCGTCGAGGCGCGCCTGGTCACCTTGGAGAGCCTGAAGTAG